The DNA segment GCGCGTCCGGGGCGAGGGCGCGCGAGTATTCCCACCGGGGTCGCGGGGTGTCAAGGCGCGCGGGCGACCGGGGCCGATCCCGCGCCAGGAGGCCGTGGAAGCAGCCGGTCGAGGACCGGCTCGCTGCGCAGCTCGAGCCCGACGTGGAAGCGCAGGAAGCGGGCGAGGAGCCCGCGCGCCTCGGCGAGGGCCGCGCCCGAGAGGCCGAGCCGCGAGAGCTCGGGGAGCCCGAGCCGCAGGCTCTGCTCGAGCGCGCGCAGGGTGCCGAGCCCGACCGGGACGGCGGCGTCGCCGGCCCGCGCACAGGCCGCGCAGAGCGCGCCGCCCTCGGCGACGTGGAAGAGCACCGGGGCGCCGGGCGCGAGCGCGCGGGCGCAGCGCACGCAGCGGCCGAGCTCGGGTGCGAGCCCGAGCGCGCGCAGGAGCCGGACCTCGAGCAGCACGCGCAGCCGCGCGTCGGGGCGGCCGGCGGCGATCGCTTGCAGGGCCCCGAGCGCCGCCTCGAAGAGATGACGCGCCTCGGCCCCGCCGGCGCCCTCGGGCGCGAGCCGATCGACCAGCTCGGCGACGTAGCAGGCGAGCGCGAAGCGCGCCGGATCGGCGCGCAGCGCGGCGCCGGGGTCGAGGAGCCGTGCCTGCTCGAGGCGCGCCATCCCCTGCGGCCGGCGCCGCTCGACCTGCACCGCGACGTGACAGAGCAGGTCGA comes from the Deltaproteobacteria bacterium genome and includes:
- the recO gene encoding DNA repair protein RecO, whose amino-acid sequence is MARLDTEALVLRVVDFGESDRIAHLLTPGTSRLTVIAKGARRSRRRFPGVLDLLCHVAVQVERRRPQGMARLEQARLLDPGAALRADPARFALACYVAELVDRLAPEGAGGAEARHLFEAALGALQAIAAGRPDARLRVLLEVRLLRALGLAPELGRCVRCARALAPGAPVLFHVAEGGALCAACARAGDAAVPVGLGTLRALEQSLRLGLPELSRLGLSGAALAEARGLLARFLRFHVGLELRSEPVLDRLLPRPPGAGSAPVARAP